Proteins found in one Hemibagrus wyckioides isolate EC202008001 linkage group LG23, SWU_Hwy_1.0, whole genome shotgun sequence genomic segment:
- the crispld1a gene encoding cysteine-rich secretory protein LCCL domain-containing 1 produces the protein MSRTWLKGLALVFLSQSAFSMTLFNATELSSLLEKYADESEAKPRGKRAISAIDKQAILDLHNKLRGQVYPPASNMEYMVWDTELERSAEEWAETCLWEHGPQGLLNYIGQNLGVHWGRYRPPTSHVQAWYDEVKDYSFPYPQECNPYCPFRCTGPVCTHYTQLVWATSSRIGCAVNVCYDMNVWGQIWTKAVYLVCNYSPKGNWWGSAPYKHGTPCSACPPSYGGGCKDNLCYKDDNQYYYEETEEDNIIEPEAPITTRRPDTHSHTHSITVVSTEQMSQLVTCDTKLRDQCKGTTCNRYECPAGCLDRSAKVIGTVYYEMHSSICRAALHYGVIDNNGGWLDVTRKGRQEFFIKSYKHGVQSLGKYQSANAFIVSKVSIQVITCETTVSTLCPFESPVTHCPRIYCPHNCLQEYPHVSRVIGTRIYSDKSSICRSAIHAGVIKNGQGGYIDVMPVENRLYYYGSYQNNVLSESMQNPPGGKAFRVFAVI, from the exons ATGAGTCGCACATGGCTAAAAGGACTTGCTCTCGTTTTTTTATCCCAGAGCGCTTTCTCCATGACTCTCTTTAATGCCACGGAGCTGAGCTCTCTCTTGGAAAAATATGCCGATGAAAGCGAAGCGAAACCCAGAGGGAAGCGGGCGATCAGCGCCATCGATAAACAGGCCATCCTGGACCTGCACAACAAACTCCGAGGTCAAGTTTATCCACCTGCGTCCAATATGGAATACATG GTCTGGGATACTGAGTTGGAGAGATCTGCCGAAGAATGGGCTGAGACATGTTTATGGGAACACGGACCACAAGGCTTGCTTAATTACATCGGCCAGAACCTAGGAGTTCACTGGGGAAG GTATCGCCCTCCTACATCTCATGTACAGGCGTGGTACGATGAAGTTAAAGATTATTCCTTCCCATATCCTCAAGAGTGTAATCCTTACTGTCCGTTCCGATGTACAGGGCCGGTGTgtactcactacacacag CTTGTTTGGGCAACCAGCAGCCGGATCGGTTGTGCTGTTAACGTGTGCTATGATATGAACGTCTGGGGACAAATCTGGACGAAGGCTGTTTATTTGGTCTGCAATTATTCACCAAA GGGGAACTGGTGGGGAAGTGCTCCATACAAGCATGGTACACCGTGCTCAGCATGTCCACCCAGCTATGGAGGAGGATGTAAAGACAATCTGTGCTACAAAG ACGACAATCAATACTATTACGAGGAGACCGAGGAAGACAACATCATCGAACCCGAAGCCCCGATCACCACCAGAcgccctgacacacactctcacactcacagcatCACTGTTGTGAGCACCGAACAGATGT cgcAACTTGTAACATGTGACACGAAACTTCGGGACCAGTGTAAAGGCACGACGTGTAACAG GTATGAATGTCCAGCTGGATGTTTGGACAGGTCTGCAAAAGTGATCGGAACAGTGTATTATGAAATG CATTCTAGCATCTGCAGAGCCGCCCTTCATTACGGAGTGATCGATAACAACGGAGGCTGGTTGGATGTCACGAGAAAGGGCAGGCAGGAGTTTTTCATCAAATCATACAAACATGGAGTTCAGTCTCTTGG GAAATATCAGAGCGCCAACGCCTTCATTGTGTCCAAAGTGTCCA TACAAGTTATTACATGTGAGACTACAGTGTCTACATTGTGCCCATTTGAAAGCCCGGTTACACACTGTCCCAG AATTTACTGTCCGCATAACTGCCTGCAAGAATACCCTCATGTCTCCAGAGTCATTGGGACCAGAATCTATTCAGAT AAATCCAGTATCTGCAGATCAGCAATTCACGCTGGCGTGATAAAGAACGGACAAGGCGGCTACATCGACGTGATGCCGGTGGAAAACAGGCTGTACTACTACGGCTCCTATCAAAACAACGTTTTGTCTGAGAg CATGCAGAACCCTCCAGGAGGAAAAGCCTTCCGAGTGTTTGCAGTCATTTGA